A genome region from Alicyclobacillus acidocaldarius subsp. acidocaldarius DSM 446 includes the following:
- a CDS encoding ABC transporter ATP-binding protein, translating into MIRLVGVTKSYTVGDQVVPVLKGIHLEVQRGEFVAVMGPSGSGKSTLMHILGLLDRPSSGDYELNGASVLHLASNDLARLRNQNIGFVFQNFHLIPRMSAVRNVELPMVYAGVPRAKRRARAMELLEMVGMANRAHHLPNELSGGQRQRVAIARALANDPSILLADEPTGALDQQTGAEILRILRDLHAAGRTVMVITHDPHVARAGKRVLHMVDGEIVREEVPDEPR; encoded by the coding sequence ATGATTCGCCTCGTGGGCGTGACGAAGTCGTATACCGTGGGCGATCAGGTCGTTCCCGTGCTGAAGGGCATTCACCTCGAGGTTCAGAGAGGCGAGTTCGTCGCGGTCATGGGCCCCTCGGGCAGTGGCAAATCCACGCTCATGCACATCCTCGGGCTCTTGGACCGGCCGAGTTCGGGCGACTATGAACTGAACGGCGCGTCGGTGCTTCACCTGGCCTCGAACGATCTCGCCCGCCTCCGCAATCAGAACATCGGGTTCGTGTTTCAGAATTTTCACCTCATCCCGCGCATGTCCGCGGTGCGCAATGTGGAACTTCCGATGGTCTACGCAGGCGTGCCTCGCGCCAAGCGGCGAGCGCGAGCCATGGAGCTGCTCGAGATGGTCGGCATGGCGAACCGCGCGCATCACCTGCCGAATGAGCTGTCGGGAGGCCAGCGGCAGCGCGTCGCGATCGCCCGCGCGCTCGCCAACGACCCCTCCATCCTGCTCGCCGATGAACCTACCGGCGCGCTCGATCAGCAGACGGGCGCCGAGATCCTCCGCATTCTCCGGGATCTCCACGCGGCCGGCCGCACGGTCATGGTCATCACGCACGATCCCCACGTTGCGCGCGCCGGCAAACGCGTCCTGCACATGGTCGATGGCGAGATCGTGCGAGAGGAGGTGCCGGATGAGCCTCGATGA
- a CDS encoding efflux RND transporter periplasmic adaptor subunit yields MAISSEKRRGRRVGAAIGLVLALLALLVIALVVWRSRHSLPVVQTAPVSLQRIERVTLASGTVRPVARQIVNLDNLSGPVQRVLVHVGEHVQAGQPLIQLSTASADASVQAAESALSDAESAYQRVLAQYNQAPTALKALFLPQLNAAEASVASARSQLAEAQANEAQLTITATMSGMVLIANPNGVDADGNQTPVVEVASPAKDVVMDLSEVDAAQVKVGMTATMQTDAYPNQTFTGVVTSIAPYAELSSSGAPVVEVTVQPRGSFPVPYGYQLTCRILSRSPSPVPTVPYSAIVQNGTGYAVYEWRNGRVYLVPVKLGMTSDTAVQVLSGVAPGDRVVINPPDNLVNGEAVRTS; encoded by the coding sequence TTGGCGATCTCGTCAGAAAAGCGGAGAGGCCGGCGCGTCGGCGCCGCGATCGGCCTTGTGCTCGCCCTTCTGGCGCTTCTCGTGATAGCGCTCGTCGTATGGCGATCTCGGCATTCCTTGCCTGTGGTCCAGACGGCGCCTGTTTCGCTCCAGCGAATCGAGCGGGTGACACTGGCGTCAGGCACAGTCCGACCGGTGGCTCGCCAGATCGTTAACTTGGACAACCTGTCGGGTCCCGTTCAGCGCGTGCTGGTGCACGTGGGGGAGCACGTGCAAGCGGGGCAACCGCTCATTCAGTTGAGCACGGCCTCTGCGGACGCCAGCGTGCAGGCCGCGGAATCGGCGCTCTCCGATGCCGAGTCGGCGTATCAGCGCGTGTTGGCGCAATATAATCAGGCGCCGACGGCGCTCAAGGCGCTGTTTCTGCCGCAGCTGAACGCGGCCGAGGCTTCGGTGGCGTCGGCGAGGAGCCAGCTCGCAGAGGCCCAGGCCAACGAGGCCCAGTTGACCATCACGGCGACGATGTCGGGCATGGTACTGATTGCGAACCCGAACGGCGTGGACGCAGACGGAAATCAGACGCCCGTCGTCGAGGTGGCCAGCCCAGCGAAAGACGTCGTCATGGACCTGTCGGAGGTCGACGCGGCCCAGGTGAAGGTCGGCATGACCGCCACCATGCAGACGGACGCCTATCCCAACCAGACGTTTACCGGCGTGGTGACGTCCATCGCGCCGTATGCCGAACTCTCCTCGAGCGGCGCCCCGGTCGTGGAGGTGACCGTGCAGCCGCGCGGATCGTTTCCCGTTCCGTACGGGTATCAGCTCACCTGCCGGATCCTCAGCCGCTCGCCATCGCCGGTGCCCACGGTGCCCTACAGCGCCATTGTGCAGAACGGAACCGGCTATGCGGTGTACGAGTGGAGGAACGGGCGCGTGTATCTGGTGCCGGTCAAGCTCGGCATGACGAGCGATACGGCGGTGCAGGTGCTGTCCGGGGTGGCGCCTGGCGATCGCGTCGTGATCAATCCACCGGACAATCTCGTGAACGGAGAGGCAGTGCGCACATCATGA
- a CDS encoding CBS domain-containing protein yields the protein MKVQQIMTTDVACCSATDSIQKAAQAMKRENCGSIPVCENRRVVGIVTDRDIVLKAVAQGKCDARVEDCMTKAVVTGRPDMDAHEAADLMAQHQIRRLPIVDERGDLCGILSIGDLATVDIHVNEAGAALSKISAPTEAQNNIVH from the coding sequence ATGAAGGTTCAGCAGATCATGACCACGGACGTCGCGTGCTGCTCGGCCACCGACTCCATCCAGAAGGCCGCTCAGGCGATGAAACGCGAAAACTGCGGATCCATCCCTGTGTGCGAGAATCGGCGCGTGGTGGGCATTGTCACGGATCGCGACATCGTGCTGAAGGCCGTGGCGCAGGGCAAATGCGACGCCCGGGTCGAAGACTGCATGACCAAGGCGGTCGTCACCGGGCGGCCTGACATGGACGCGCACGAAGCTGCCGATCTCATGGCGCAACACCAGATCCGGCGCCTGCCCATCGTGGACGAGCGAGGCGACCTTTGCGGCATCCTGTCGATTGGCGATCTCGCCACAGTCGACATCCATGTGAACGAGGCGGGGGCGGCGCTCAGCAAGATTTCTGCGCCCACCGAAGCCCAGAACAACATCGTCCACTGA
- a CDS encoding alpha/beta-type small acid-soluble spore protein — translation MAKSNRLLLGQASRALQDMKYEIAGELGITPPADGYWGFVSSYENGSIGGSITKRLVRYAQERLAQGDAGSP, via the coding sequence ATGGCAAAGAGCAATCGCCTGTTGCTTGGGCAGGCGTCGCGGGCGCTGCAGGACATGAAGTACGAGATTGCGGGAGAACTCGGCATCACGCCCCCCGCGGACGGCTACTGGGGCTTCGTCTCATCGTACGAGAACGGTTCCATCGGTGGCAGTATTACCAAAAGGCTCGTCCGTTATGCGCAGGAGCGATTGGCGCAGGGAGACGCGGGTTCGCCGTGA
- a CDS encoding citrate synthase produces MAAETTFKAGLEDVVSNTSEICFLDGKQGRLLYYGYDIHDLVDGGASFEEVVYLLWHGELPNQSELKAFTEELASERALAEPVLDLLKRLPKDANAMAVLRTAVSFLGLYDPDDGDESLEANYRKAARLVAKIPTIVTSYERIRQGLDPVQPDPSLSAAANFFYLLRGTKPSEFEEKAFNTALILHADHELNASTFSARVTAGTLSDMYSAITSAIGTLKGPLHGGANEQVMRMLLEIGDPSKAITWIDEALAQKKKIMGFGHRVYRTEDPRATHLRELSKQAGELKGETKWFEMSQAIEKHMLEVKGLHANVDFYSASLYYSLGIPTHLYTPIFACSRISGWTAHVLEQYKNNRLIRPRAEYVGPTDRKFVPLSER; encoded by the coding sequence ATGGCAGCGGAAACGACATTCAAAGCCGGGCTGGAAGACGTGGTCTCCAACACGTCTGAAATCTGCTTCTTGGATGGGAAACAGGGTCGCCTTCTGTACTACGGATATGATATCCACGATCTCGTCGATGGCGGCGCCTCGTTTGAGGAGGTCGTGTACCTTCTGTGGCACGGCGAGCTGCCGAATCAGTCGGAGCTGAAAGCGTTCACCGAGGAACTCGCCAGCGAGCGGGCATTGGCTGAACCCGTGCTCGATCTCTTGAAACGCCTCCCGAAGGACGCGAATGCGATGGCCGTACTTCGCACGGCGGTCTCCTTCCTCGGTCTGTATGATCCCGATGACGGCGATGAGAGCCTGGAGGCAAACTACCGCAAAGCCGCGCGCCTCGTCGCGAAGATTCCAACCATCGTGACCTCCTACGAGCGCATCCGCCAAGGACTGGACCCCGTACAACCGGATCCTTCGCTGAGCGCCGCTGCGAACTTCTTCTATCTCCTCCGTGGCACGAAGCCTTCCGAATTCGAGGAGAAGGCATTCAACACCGCACTCATTCTGCACGCAGATCACGAATTGAACGCTTCGACGTTCTCGGCGCGCGTCACGGCGGGCACGCTGTCGGACATGTATTCCGCCATCACGTCGGCCATCGGCACGCTTAAAGGTCCTCTGCACGGCGGCGCCAATGAGCAGGTGATGCGCATGCTGCTCGAAATTGGCGATCCCAGCAAGGCCATCACGTGGATCGACGAGGCGCTCGCGCAGAAGAAGAAGATCATGGGCTTCGGCCATCGCGTGTATCGGACCGAGGATCCGCGCGCGACGCACCTTCGCGAGCTCAGCAAGCAGGCGGGCGAGCTGAAGGGCGAAACGAAATGGTTCGAGATGTCCCAGGCCATTGAAAAGCACATGCTCGAGGTCAAGGGCCTGCACGCGAACGTGGACTTCTATTCGGCGTCGCTCTACTATTCGCTCGGCATTCCGACGCACCTGTACACGCCCATCTTCGCGTGCAGCCGCATCTCCGGGTGGACGGCGCACGTGCTCGAGCAGTACAAGAACAATCGCCTCATCCGCCCGCGGGCCGAGTACGTCGGACCGACGGATCGCAAGTTTGTCCCGCTCAGCGAGCGCTGA
- a CDS encoding manganese efflux pump MntP yields the protein MLTQLLLIGLGIGLDNGLAAVGLGASGLTRRAQWRVALIFAVFEAWMPVLGIWIGREVASVLGQSAHIVGIAILALLGLYSLFKRHEEEDEMEAVQRARGLQIVLLAIALSIDNLTVGFSLGMMRAPLAFAGVVFGTVSFLLTIAGLEAGRFLASRLEHLPAERLTGLVLLAVAGWMAAMA from the coding sequence GTGTTGACACAACTGCTTCTCATCGGCCTTGGAATCGGCCTCGACAACGGATTGGCCGCCGTCGGGCTCGGCGCGTCCGGGCTCACCCGCCGCGCGCAGTGGCGCGTCGCGCTCATCTTCGCCGTCTTCGAGGCGTGGATGCCCGTCCTCGGCATCTGGATTGGGCGCGAGGTGGCGAGCGTGCTCGGCCAAAGCGCGCACATCGTAGGCATCGCCATCTTGGCGCTGCTCGGCCTGTACAGCCTGTTCAAGCGGCACGAGGAAGAGGACGAGATGGAGGCCGTGCAGCGCGCCCGCGGCCTGCAGATCGTCCTGCTTGCCATCGCGCTTTCCATCGACAATCTGACCGTCGGATTTAGCCTTGGCATGATGCGCGCCCCGCTTGCCTTCGCCGGCGTCGTGTTTGGCACCGTGAGTTTTCTCCTCACCATCGCCGGGCTCGAGGCGGGGCGCTTTCTCGCCTCACGCCTGGAGCATCTGCCGGCGGAGCGGTTGACGGGCCTCGTGCTTCTCGCCGTCGCGGGCTGGATGGCCGCCATGGCATGA
- a CDS encoding glutamate ligase domain-containing protein codes for MTQIAEQVTEIIRWIFSSYSRVPRERRQGFDRDVRHPEWTRRLLDAMGRPDERVYNVTVTGSKGKGSHAILTAAMLQQMGVRVGLFTSPHLIDFLERIRLQGMPIPEEDFVRVGELVREAASALPVPADQYIGPVGLVAVMAARWYEEQGVEAAVYELGRGARHDDVNQVVHRGAIVAPIFGEHLDRLGPTWEDVVIAKMGILTEHTAWAALSGQPPLSRKVMAPFLTAFRAKGGEVLEVGNDVEWSWEDLDAEGHVKVRGPGFTAEIRVDERLVPYADNLAASAAAAHRVLRDLGRPSREIAVDLRGLALIGRLQRVRREPDVVIDGAIHALSAAYVRRFAETWRAAREGRGRVHLVLSLPDDKDADGVMRELAPLADRILFTETTNSALHFTRDLVALAATLGYAASHEANPHDAIRAALAEASRDDLVLLVGTQSFVGDALRHFDVPTGPIWTRAGEDGAPC; via the coding sequence ATGACGCAAATTGCGGAACAAGTGACCGAGATCATTCGCTGGATCTTCTCCTCCTACAGCCGCGTGCCGCGGGAGCGAAGGCAGGGTTTCGATCGCGACGTGCGGCACCCCGAGTGGACGAGGCGACTCCTCGACGCGATGGGTCGGCCGGACGAGCGCGTGTACAACGTCACTGTGACCGGAAGCAAGGGGAAGGGCTCGCACGCCATCCTCACCGCCGCCATGTTGCAGCAGATGGGCGTGCGCGTCGGGCTGTTCACCAGCCCCCATTTGATCGATTTCCTCGAGCGCATTCGACTGCAGGGGATGCCAATTCCAGAAGAAGACTTTGTGCGCGTCGGCGAGTTGGTCCGCGAGGCCGCGTCCGCGCTTCCCGTGCCGGCGGATCAGTATATCGGCCCCGTTGGACTCGTGGCTGTCATGGCCGCCAGATGGTACGAGGAACAGGGCGTCGAGGCCGCTGTGTACGAACTCGGCCGCGGCGCGCGTCACGACGATGTGAACCAGGTCGTGCACCGGGGGGCCATCGTCGCGCCGATCTTCGGCGAACACCTGGACAGGCTGGGGCCCACTTGGGAAGACGTCGTGATCGCCAAAATGGGCATCCTGACGGAACACACAGCCTGGGCCGCGTTAAGTGGACAGCCGCCGCTGTCGCGCAAAGTGATGGCGCCCTTTTTGACGGCGTTTCGCGCCAAGGGCGGCGAGGTGCTCGAAGTTGGAAACGACGTCGAGTGGTCGTGGGAGGACCTCGACGCCGAAGGGCACGTGAAGGTCCGCGGGCCTGGTTTCACCGCGGAAATTCGCGTGGACGAGCGCCTGGTTCCCTATGCGGACAACCTCGCTGCATCCGCAGCAGCCGCGCATCGGGTGTTGCGCGATCTCGGCCGGCCGTCGCGGGAGATCGCGGTCGATCTGCGCGGTCTCGCGCTCATTGGGCGGCTGCAGCGCGTGCGCCGGGAGCCGGACGTCGTGATCGACGGCGCCATCCACGCGCTGAGCGCTGCGTATGTGCGCCGCTTCGCGGAGACCTGGCGCGCGGCACGGGAGGGGCGCGGCCGGGTTCACCTCGTTTTGTCCCTGCCGGACGACAAGGACGCCGACGGCGTGATGCGAGAACTCGCGCCCTTGGCGGACCGCATCCTGTTCACCGAGACGACGAACTCAGCCCTCCACTTCACGCGGGACCTGGTTGCGCTCGCGGCGACACTCGGGTATGCCGCGTCCCACGAGGCGAATCCGCACGACGCCATCCGCGCGGCGCTCGCGGAGGCGTCCCGGGATGATCTCGTCCTCCTCGTGGGCACGCAGTCGTTTGTAGGCGACGCGCTGCGCCACTTTGACGTGCCCACGGGGCCCATCTGGACGCGGGCTGGAGAGGATGGGGCACCGTGTTGA
- the leuD gene encoding 3-isopropylmalate dehydratase small subunit produces MEPMVRHEGLVVCMNRVNVDTDQIIPKQFLKRIERDGFGEFLFFDWRYLPDGSPNPDFELNQPEAQGATILLVDDNFGCGSSREHAVWALRDYGFRVILAPSFADIFYNNCFKNGLLPIRIPRELYKQLSESHARGEWRRMTVDLEQQMAATDHGVTFSFEIDPHKRHMLLRGLDDIGITLQYEADIAAYEASRRPYQFVYA; encoded by the coding sequence ATGGAGCCCATGGTCAGGCACGAAGGCCTCGTGGTCTGCATGAACCGCGTGAACGTGGACACGGATCAAATCATCCCGAAACAATTTCTCAAGCGGATCGAGCGCGATGGATTCGGCGAGTTCCTGTTCTTCGACTGGCGGTACCTGCCGGACGGATCGCCCAACCCCGACTTCGAGCTGAATCAGCCGGAGGCCCAAGGCGCGACCATCTTGCTCGTCGACGACAACTTCGGCTGCGGATCGTCCCGCGAACACGCGGTCTGGGCGCTTCGCGACTACGGGTTTCGGGTCATCCTCGCCCCGTCGTTCGCCGACATCTTCTACAACAACTGCTTCAAAAACGGCCTTCTGCCCATTCGCATCCCGCGCGAGCTCTACAAGCAACTCTCGGAGTCGCACGCGCGCGGCGAATGGCGGCGCATGACGGTGGATCTCGAGCAGCAGATGGCCGCGACCGATCACGGCGTGACCTTTTCCTTCGAGATCGATCCGCACAAGCGGCACATGCTGCTCCGTGGGCTCGACGACATCGGCATCACGCTCCAATACGAGGCCGATATCGCCGCGTACGAGGCCTCGCGCCGCCCGTATCAGTTCGTCTACGCGTAA
- the leuC gene encoding 3-isopropylmalate dehydratase large subunit, with amino-acid sequence MGRTLFEKVWDAHVVKELPDGQTLLYIDLHLVHEVTSPQAFAGLRFAGRKVRRPELTFATMDHNVPTVNPKDVRDAIARKQIETLEQNCREFGVQLAGLDSPFQGIVHVIGPELGLTMPGKTIVCGDSHTSTHGAFGALAFGIGTSEVEHVLATQCLWQSRPKTMRIQLNGTLQPGVTAKDVILGLIAKYGVNFGTGHVVEYAGSLIPELSMEQRMTICNMSIEFGARAGMMAPDETTIAYVQGRRYAPKGADWEACVAAWRELKSDPDAVFDVDVVFDVNDLEPQVTWGTNPGQGTGISGVVPDPKDAKSEEEALAIRQALEYMDLKPGTKISEIPIQHVFIGSCTNARIEDLRLAASIVKGRRVADGVRAVVVPGSKQVKQQAEAEGLHEIFLEAGFEWREPGCSACLGMNPDIIPAGERCASTSNRNFEGRQGKGARTHLVSPAMAAAAAIAGHFVDVRELTSEGVTA; translated from the coding sequence ATGGGGAGGACCCTGTTCGAAAAAGTCTGGGACGCGCACGTGGTCAAGGAACTGCCGGATGGACAGACGCTTCTCTACATTGACTTGCACCTCGTCCACGAGGTGACGTCGCCTCAGGCGTTTGCCGGACTTCGTTTCGCGGGGCGCAAGGTTCGCCGGCCCGAGCTGACGTTTGCGACCATGGATCACAACGTGCCGACGGTCAATCCGAAGGATGTCCGGGACGCCATTGCGCGCAAGCAGATCGAGACGCTGGAGCAGAACTGCCGCGAGTTCGGCGTCCAACTGGCGGGGCTCGACAGCCCCTTCCAGGGCATTGTGCATGTCATCGGCCCGGAGCTTGGGCTGACCATGCCGGGGAAGACGATTGTCTGCGGCGACAGCCACACGTCGACGCACGGCGCGTTCGGCGCGCTCGCCTTTGGCATCGGCACGAGCGAGGTGGAACACGTTCTCGCCACGCAGTGCCTCTGGCAGAGCCGACCGAAGACCATGCGCATTCAGCTGAATGGCACGCTTCAACCGGGCGTCACCGCCAAGGACGTGATCTTGGGCCTGATTGCGAAATACGGCGTGAATTTTGGCACGGGCCACGTCGTGGAGTACGCGGGCAGCCTGATCCCAGAGCTCAGCATGGAGCAGCGGATGACCATCTGCAACATGTCCATCGAGTTCGGCGCCCGGGCGGGCATGATGGCGCCGGACGAGACGACCATCGCCTACGTCCAGGGCCGGCGCTATGCGCCGAAGGGCGCGGATTGGGAGGCGTGCGTCGCCGCATGGCGCGAACTGAAGTCCGATCCCGACGCCGTCTTCGACGTCGACGTGGTCTTCGATGTGAATGACCTCGAGCCGCAGGTGACGTGGGGCACCAATCCGGGGCAGGGGACCGGCATCAGCGGCGTCGTGCCGGATCCGAAGGACGCGAAGTCCGAGGAGGAGGCGCTGGCCATTCGACAGGCGCTTGAGTACATGGACCTGAAGCCGGGAACCAAAATCTCCGAGATCCCCATCCAGCACGTGTTCATCGGATCGTGCACCAACGCCCGCATCGAGGATCTGCGCTTGGCCGCGAGCATCGTCAAGGGCCGGCGCGTCGCGGATGGCGTGCGCGCGGTGGTCGTGCCGGGATCGAAACAGGTGAAGCAGCAGGCGGAGGCCGAGGGGCTTCACGAGATCTTCCTCGAAGCGGGCTTCGAGTGGCGCGAGCCCGGCTGCAGCGCGTGTCTCGGCATGAATCCCGACATCATCCCGGCTGGGGAGCGGTGCGCATCGACGTCCAACCGCAACTTCGAAGGCCGGCAGGGCAAAGGGGCCCGCACGCACCTCGTCAGCCCGGCCATGGCGGCCGCCGCGGCCATCGCGGGGCACTTCGTCGACGTGCGCGAACTGACCTCGGAAGGAGTGACGGCGTGA
- the leuB gene encoding 3-isopropylmalate dehydrogenase gives MTKNIAILPGDGIGREVTAEAVKLIQVVAASRGETWNLEEGLIGGSALDATGSPLPEETVRLCRAADAVLLGAVGGPKWDHLPGDKRPEAGLLGIRKALEVYANLRPIRTWPGLLLASPLKPELVEGVDFIIVRELTGGLYFGQPKARLDGGEAVVDTLHYTRAEIRRVVKVAFELAKGRQGRLTSVDKANVLESSRVWREVVEEVASEYPGVLVEHLLVDNAAMQIITRPKTFDVIVTENMFGDILSDEAAVITGSIGMLPSASLGEAGPGLYEPVHGSAPDIAGQGLANPLATFLSVALMMRHSLHLPEAADAIEQAVHGVIERGVRTRDLARSGEAFVKTADVSAMVCEDVKRRLG, from the coding sequence ATGACAAAGAACATTGCGATCTTGCCGGGAGACGGCATCGGCCGAGAAGTCACGGCGGAGGCGGTCAAGCTGATCCAGGTCGTCGCCGCGAGTCGGGGGGAGACGTGGAACCTCGAGGAAGGTCTCATTGGCGGCAGCGCGCTGGACGCGACAGGCTCGCCATTGCCGGAAGAGACGGTGCGGCTCTGCCGCGCTGCGGACGCCGTGCTGCTCGGCGCGGTGGGCGGACCGAAGTGGGACCATCTCCCCGGCGACAAGCGCCCTGAGGCAGGACTGCTCGGCATTCGCAAGGCGCTTGAGGTCTACGCGAATCTTCGGCCCATCCGGACCTGGCCAGGGCTGTTGCTGGCCTCGCCGCTCAAGCCGGAGCTTGTCGAGGGCGTGGATTTCATCATCGTGCGGGAGTTGACGGGTGGGCTTTATTTCGGCCAGCCGAAGGCGCGCCTCGATGGCGGCGAGGCGGTGGTGGACACGCTTCATTACACGCGCGCCGAGATTCGCCGCGTGGTGAAGGTGGCCTTTGAACTCGCGAAAGGCCGGCAGGGGCGCCTGACGTCGGTCGACAAGGCGAATGTGCTCGAGTCGAGCCGCGTGTGGCGCGAGGTGGTGGAGGAGGTTGCGTCCGAATATCCCGGCGTTTTGGTGGAGCATCTGCTGGTGGACAACGCCGCCATGCAGATCATCACGCGGCCGAAGACGTTCGACGTGATCGTGACGGAGAACATGTTTGGCGACATTTTGAGCGACGAGGCGGCCGTCATCACGGGATCCATCGGCATGCTGCCTTCCGCGAGCCTCGGCGAGGCAGGACCGGGCCTGTACGAGCCCGTGCACGGCTCCGCGCCGGACATCGCCGGACAGGGCCTCGCCAATCCGCTGGCGACGTTTCTGTCCGTGGCGCTCATGATGCGGCATTCCCTGCACCTCCCCGAGGCTGCGGACGCCATCGAGCAGGCGGTGCACGGCGTGATTGAGCGGGGCGTCCGCACGCGCGATCTCGCCCGAAGCGGCGAGGCGTTCGTCAAGACGGCGGACGTCAGCGCCATGGTTTGCGAAGACGTGAAAAGGAGGCTCGGTTGA
- the ilvC gene encoding ketol-acid reductoisomerase — MEKIYYDADISIQPLADKRIAVIGYGSQGHAHAQNLRDSGFDVVIGLRPGSSWAKAEADGFRVMAVGEAVEESDVIMILLPDERQPAVYEREIRPYLTAGKALAFAHGFNIHFSQIQPPKDVDVFMVAPKGPGHLVRRVYEAGGGVPALIAVHQDASGQAKDLALAYARGIGAGRAGILTTTFREETETDLFGEQAVLCGGLSALIKAGFETLVEAGYQPEIAYFECLHEMKLIVDLIYEGGLEYMRYSISDTAQWGDFTSGPRIINEETKKEMRRILADIQSGAFAKSWILENQANRPMFNAINRRELEHPIEVVGRKLRSMMPFIKAKRPGDDRVPATADRA, encoded by the coding sequence ATGGAGAAAATTTATTACGACGCCGACATCTCGATTCAGCCCTTGGCGGACAAGCGCATCGCTGTTATCGGCTATGGGTCGCAGGGACATGCGCACGCGCAAAACCTCCGGGACAGCGGTTTTGACGTCGTGATCGGGCTTCGGCCGGGTTCGTCCTGGGCCAAAGCGGAGGCGGATGGGTTCCGCGTCATGGCTGTGGGCGAGGCCGTGGAAGAATCGGATGTCATCATGATCCTGTTGCCGGACGAGCGGCAGCCGGCCGTGTATGAGCGGGAAATCCGCCCGTATCTGACGGCGGGCAAGGCGCTCGCGTTTGCCCACGGGTTCAACATTCACTTCTCGCAGATCCAGCCGCCGAAGGACGTCGATGTGTTCATGGTGGCGCCGAAGGGCCCGGGTCACCTCGTGCGCCGCGTGTACGAAGCGGGGGGCGGCGTGCCGGCGCTCATCGCCGTGCATCAAGATGCGAGCGGCCAAGCGAAGGATCTCGCGCTCGCGTATGCGCGCGGCATCGGCGCGGGTCGGGCCGGCATCCTCACCACCACCTTCCGCGAGGAGACCGAGACGGACCTGTTCGGCGAGCAGGCGGTTCTCTGCGGAGGACTTTCCGCGCTCATCAAGGCGGGCTTCGAGACACTTGTCGAGGCCGGCTACCAGCCGGAGATTGCGTATTTCGAGTGCCTGCACGAGATGAAGCTCATCGTCGACCTGATCTACGAGGGCGGCTTGGAATACATGCGGTATTCCATTTCGGACACGGCGCAGTGGGGCGACTTCACGTCGGGTCCGCGCATCATCAACGAAGAGACGAAGAAGGAGATGCGCCGCATCCTCGCCGACATCCAAAGCGGGGCCTTCGCCAAGAGCTGGATTCTCGAAAACCAGGCCAACCGGCCGATGTTCAACGCCATCAACCGGCGCGAGCTCGAGCATCCCATCGAGGTGGTGGGGCGTAAGCTGCGCAGCATGATGCCCTTCATCAAGGCGAAGCGGCCAGGGGACGATCGCGTCCCGGCCACCGCGGATCGGGCTTAA
- the ilvN gene encoding acetolactate synthase small subunit translates to MTPVLSVLVHNKPGVLNRITALFMRKGFNIQSLTVCITENPEISRMTIVMSDMDEAALEQVIKQLHKQIDVLKVTDLTDQAMVARELALIRVSSPIAERAVIHSLIEPFRANIVDVGRETVTVQVTGDAEKIDALIALLRPYGIRELARTGLTALPREAASSADPKRAGEAQVLHI, encoded by the coding sequence ATGACGCCTGTCCTGTCGGTGCTCGTGCACAACAAACCCGGGGTCCTCAACCGCATCACCGCGCTCTTCATGCGCAAGGGATTCAACATCCAGAGCCTCACCGTCTGCATCACGGAAAATCCGGAGATTTCGCGCATGACGATTGTCATGAGCGACATGGACGAGGCTGCGCTGGAGCAGGTGATCAAGCAGCTTCACAAACAGATCGACGTGCTGAAGGTGACGGATCTCACGGATCAGGCGATGGTCGCACGTGAGCTGGCGCTCATCCGGGTGTCGAGCCCCATCGCCGAGCGGGCGGTCATCCATTCGCTCATCGAGCCGTTCCGGGCGAACATCGTCGATGTTGGGCGAGAGACGGTGACGGTGCAGGTCACGGGCGATGCGGAAAAGATCGACGCGCTCATCGCGCTGCTCAGGCCGTATGGCATTCGAGAATTGGCGCGCACGGGGTTGACGGCGCTGCCGCGCGAGGCGGCGTCCTCGGCTGACCCGAAGCGCGCCGGAGAGGCCCAGGTCCTCCACATCTAA